The Prochlorococcus marinus str. MIT 9301 genome window below encodes:
- the psaC gene encoding photosystem I iron-sulfur center protein PsaC: MSHAVKIYDTCIGCTQCVRACPLDVLEMVPWDGCKAGQIASSPRTEDCVGCKRCETACPTDFLSIRVYLGDETSRSMGLAY, encoded by the coding sequence ATGTCACACGCAGTTAAAATTTATGACACTTGCATTGGTTGTACCCAATGTGTAAGGGCTTGCCCTCTTGATGTTTTAGAGATGGTTCCTTGGGACGGCTGTAAAGCTGGCCAAATAGCTTCATCTCCAAGAACAGAAGATTGTGTAGGTTGCAAAAGATGTGAAACGGCATGCCCAACAGACTTCTTAAGTATTCGTGTTTATTTAGGAGATGAGACTTCTAGGAGTATGGGTTTAGCATATTAA
- the acpP gene encoding acyl carrier protein translates to MSQEILEKVCSIVSEQLSVEAGEVKSDSNFQNDLGADSLDTVELVMALEEAFDIEIPDEAAEGIATVGDAVKFIEEKKG, encoded by the coding sequence ATGTCACAAGAAATCCTCGAAAAAGTCTGTTCTATTGTTTCAGAACAATTAAGTGTTGAAGCAGGAGAAGTAAAGTCAGATTCAAACTTCCAAAATGATTTAGGTGCAGATTCTCTAGATACTGTTGAACTCGTGATGGCTTTAGAAGAAGCCTTTGATATTGAAATTCCAGATGAAGCAGCTGAAGGAATCGCAACTGTCGGCGATGCAGTAAAATTCATCGAAGAAAAAAAAGGTTAA
- the fabF gene encoding beta-ketoacyl-ACP synthase II — protein MPNFHRVVITGIGAVTPIGNNIDEYLVGLQKGTNGVSDITLFDPEQHPCKFAAEVKNLQSENFIEAKESKRWDRFSQFGVIAAKQAFNDSGLEITEANASRIGVIIGSGVGGLLTMESQAQILSHKGPKRVSPFTVPMMIPNMATGLAAIALGAKGPSSSVSTACAAGSNAIGDSFRLLQLGKADAMICGGAEASITPLGVAGFASAKALSSRNESPQTASRPFDAERDGFVIGEGSGILVLETLENAQKRNARIYAEIVGYGTTCDAHHITAPSPGGVGGAEAIKLAIEDASLSLENVDYINAHGTSTSANDKNETSAIKSIFRDRSYLIPVSSTKSMTGHLLGGSGGIEAVACILSLTHNFIPPTINYVNPDPECDLDYVPNNAREAQVRVTLSNSFGFGGHNVCLAFSKMN, from the coding sequence ATGCCAAATTTCCATCGAGTAGTTATTACTGGTATCGGAGCGGTAACTCCAATTGGCAATAACATTGATGAATATTTAGTCGGTCTTCAAAAAGGTACCAATGGGGTTTCAGATATTACTCTCTTTGATCCTGAACAACATCCCTGCAAATTTGCTGCAGAAGTAAAAAATCTTCAATCTGAAAATTTTATTGAAGCTAAAGAATCGAAAAGATGGGATCGTTTTTCCCAGTTTGGAGTTATTGCTGCAAAGCAAGCCTTTAACGATTCTGGACTTGAAATCACTGAAGCTAATGCATCAAGAATTGGAGTGATTATTGGTTCTGGTGTTGGAGGCTTACTAACTATGGAAAGTCAAGCTCAAATATTGAGTCACAAAGGTCCTAAAAGAGTAAGTCCATTTACAGTCCCAATGATGATTCCAAACATGGCCACTGGATTGGCTGCAATCGCTTTGGGTGCGAAAGGACCTAGTTCCTCTGTTTCCACCGCTTGCGCTGCCGGTTCAAATGCAATTGGTGATTCTTTTAGATTACTCCAACTTGGAAAAGCAGATGCAATGATCTGTGGGGGAGCAGAAGCAAGTATTACGCCTCTCGGAGTAGCTGGTTTTGCAAGTGCCAAAGCTCTTTCCTCCAGAAATGAAAGCCCTCAAACTGCTAGCAGACCTTTTGATGCAGAAAGAGATGGATTTGTTATTGGAGAAGGATCTGGAATTCTTGTTTTAGAAACTTTAGAAAATGCACAAAAGAGGAATGCTAGAATTTATGCAGAAATAGTTGGATATGGAACAACATGTGATGCTCATCATATTACTGCTCCATCTCCAGGCGGGGTTGGAGGCGCCGAAGCTATCAAATTAGCAATTGAAGACGCTTCTCTTAGCCTTGAAAATGTTGATTACATAAATGCTCATGGAACAAGTACATCAGCTAATGATAAAAATGAAACTTCTGCAATTAAATCTATTTTTAGAGACAGATCTTACCTCATTCCTGTAAGCTCTACTAAGTCGATGACTGGTCATCTCCTAGGAGGCTCAGGAGGTATAGAAGCTGTAGCTTGTATACTTTCTTTGACACATAATTTTATCCCTCCTACAATTAACTACGTCAATCCAGATCCTGAATGTGATCTTGATTATGTACCAAATAATGCAAGAGAAGCTCAAGTAAGAGTTACTCTTTCTAATTCTTTCGGCTTTGGTGGTCACAATGTTTGCCTTGCTTTTAGCAAAATGAATTGA